DNA sequence from the Arthrobacter sp. V1I9 genome:
CATCCGGGTGGCGGACCTGGGCCTCCTGGACGCCATGATGAACCGGCTCCGGGTCAACCCGCCGGAGTCCTTCGGGTCCTCCGCGGTGGAACTTTTCACGGACTTGGCCGAGGGCACCGAGCAGCTTCCTCCCACCGACGGGCTCCTCTACCTCACAAGGGACCTCACCCGGGTGATCATCCGGCCCAGCGGCACCGAGCCCAAGCTCAAGTGCTACCTGGAAGTCATTCACCACGTAGGCACCGCGGCAGAACTGCCGGAGGCCCGGCAGGCAGCGCGGGCGGCCCTTGACGAGGTGCTGCAGGACGTCAGCGAGGCACTGGGGCTTTAGTAGCCCAGGCCCCGGCGCTGAAACCCGCTAGAGCTCGATCTCGACGAAACCGTCGATAATGCGGGTACTGAACGTCGCAAGGCGCAGCCCCGGGGTGCTGAAGCACTCGCCGGTTTCAAGGTCATAGACCTCTTTGTGCAACGGGGAAGCGATGGTTGGACAGGCGCCCCGCGATCCGAGGATCCCCCGGGCCATAACGTGTGCTCCGGTGGCCGGGTCCTCGTGGGCCACCGCCAAAACTTCGCCGGGGCCGGTGCGGAAGAGCGCGACCTGGCGCCCCGCGACGAGGGCTGCTTCACCCCAGGCGGGTTCCAGATCATTCACCAGGCAGACGCGGTGCCAGCCGGCGGTGATGCCGGCTGCGGTCTCACCGATGCCGGCTGCGAGTGCCCCAAGTTCCAGTGTTGCCGTCATGTCGGCTCCTCTCCCTGTGCCTATAGTCCTTACGTTCGGCCGCCTCTGCAGCCGTGTTCCACGCTAGGCCGCAGGTGTTTCAAAGGGGTGCAGTGAATGTGTCCGGCGCGTAAAAGACACCTCACTCAGCCGGAAACGCGTTCGTGATGCAGAAGTTAAGTTGACGAAACAATCGGGAAACTGAAGCGAAACTGCGGCTTCCTAGTCTGGATGGACAGCTCGACTGAAAAGGCTGCAGAGAACCGTCTGCCGCCCATGCGAAAGGCCCACAGTGACCGAACAGACTTCCAGCACAGAGACTCCGCGCCGCATCGTCGTCGCCGGCGGCGGCCCGGCGGCCCACCGTTTTGCGGACGCAATGCATGCCCGTGGCCTCGAAGGCTGGCATGTCACGGTCCTCACTGAGGAAGCCCACCTCCCCTACGACCGCGTGGCGCTCTCCAAAGCCCTGACCGAAATGGACTACGACCTCACCCTGGGCGAGGCCTCCATGTGGGACCACGAGGCACTCTCGCTGAAGACCGGTGAGCGCGTCGTCAAAATCAACCACGGAGCCAAGACGGTGGAGACCGCCGCCGGCAACCTCTTCGAATACGACGAACTCGTGGTGGCCACAGGTTCGAATGCCGCCCGCCTTCCGATCCCCGGCGCCGAGCACACGCACGTCTACCGCACGCTCGAAGACGTCTGGGCCATCAACAAGGCCATCGCCGAACTCACCGAAAAGCTGGGCCGCAAGGTCAACGCCGTCACCATCGGTGGCGGTCTCCTCGGACTCGAATCGGCAGCCGGCACCGAGCAGCTAGGTGCCGCCCCGATCGTCATCGATGGTTCGCAGTGGCTGATGGCCACGCAGCTGGATGAAGGCGCGGGCCAGGCAATGGGCCGGCTCATCAAATCCAAGGGCTTCGAGGTCCATGGTGGCGTCTTCCCCTCGGAGGTACTGTCCGACGACGACGGCCAGGTCACCGGCGTCCTGATGGCTGACGGCCGCATCATCGATGCCGATCTTGTGATCGTCGCTATCGGCGTCCGGCCGCGCGACGAACTCTTCCGCGCAGCCGAGGGCGAGGAGCAGGTCTTCTCACTGGGCCAGCGGGGCGGAGTGGTCATCAATGACTACTGCGCCACAGAAGTGGACGGAATCTGGGCCATCGGCGAAGTGGCCAACTTCGGCGGCATGTGCCTGGGCCTGGTTGCTCCCGCCAACACCATGGCGGAAATTGTCGCCGACCGCCTGCACGGCGGGGATGCCACCTTCCCCGGCTTCGACACCGCCACCAAACTCAAGCTCTCCGGCGTCGACGTCGCGAGCTTTGGTGACGCGTTCGCCAAGACCGAGCACGCCCTCGAAATCGTCTACGCGGACCCCGCCCGCGGCGTCTACCAGAAGATCGTCACCACCGACGACGCCAAGACCCTGCTGGGCGGCATCTTCGTGGGCGACGCCTCACCGTACATGAGCCTGCGTCCGCTCCTGGGCCGCGAACTTCCCGCCGAACCGGGCGCGTTCCTCAGCGCGGCCGGCGGCGGCGAAGCCCCGGAAACCGAACTGCCGGACGACGCCACCCTCTGCTCCTGCAATAACGTCACTGCCGGCAGCATCCGTGACGCCATCAACGGCTGCGGCGCCTGTGAGGGCAACGCCCCCGTCCAGGAACTGGGTGAGCTGAAGGGCTGCACCCGCGCCGGCACCCAGTGCGGCTCCTGTGTCCCCATGCTCAAGAAGCTGCTGGAAACGGAGCTCACCAAGTCCGGCGTCGAGGTTTCCAAGGCCCTCTGCGAACACATCGAACTGTCCCGCCAGGAACTGTTCGACGCCATCCGCGTCCTGGAACTCACCTCCTTCGAAGAGATCATGGCCAAGTACGGCACCGGCGCAGGCTGCGACATCTGCAAGCCCACCATCGCGAACATCCTGGCCAGCCAGAACAGCGCCTACGTCCTGGACGCCGGCCGCGGCACCCTGCAGGACACCAACGACCGCGCCCTCGCCAACATGCAGAAGGACGGCACCTATTCGGTGGTTCCCCGCATCGCCGGCGGCGAAATCACCCCGAAGAAGCTGGGCGTGATCGCAGCGGTGGCCGAGAAATACAACCTTTACACCAAGATCACCGGCGGCCAGCGGATCGACATGTTCGGGGCCCGCCTGGAGGAGCTCCCGGAGATCTGGAAGGAGCTCGTGGACGCGGGCTTTGAATCCGGCCAGGCCTACGGCAAGAGCCTGCGCACGGTGAAGTCCTGCGTCGGGTCCACTTGGTGCCGCTTCGGCGTCCAGGACTCGGTGGCCATGGCCATCCAGCTGGAGCTCCGCTACCGCGGCCTCCGGAGCCCGCACAAGCTCAAGATGGGCGTCTCCGGCTGTGCCCGCGAATGCGCCGAGGCCCGCGGCAAGGACGTTGGCGTGATCGCCACGGCCGACGGCTGGAACCTGTACGTGGGCGGCAACGGTGGCGCCACCCCGGCGCACGCCCAGCTGCTGGCCAAGGACCTCGATGACGAAACGCTGATCAAGTACATCGACCGTTACTTCATGTACTACATCCGTACCGCGGACCGCCTGCAGCGCACCGCGCGCTGGCAGGAAGAGCTCGACGGCGGCATCAAGCACGTTGAGGACGTGGTGGTGAAGGACACCCTGGGCATCGCCGCGGACCTCGAGGCGGCCATGGCCAAGCACGTGGACACCTACCAGGACGAATGGGCGGACACCCTCAAGGACCCCGAGCGCCTCCGCCGGTTCCGCTCCTTCGTCAACGCCCCTGACCAGAAGGACGACTCCATCACCTTCGTCCCGGACCAGCGCGGCCAGATGCGCCCCGCCACCCAGGAGGAAAAGGGCAAGGTCCTGCTCGGAGCGTCCATCGCGGTCCGCCCCACCAGCGAGAACGAGGTATAGGCATGCAGCTCAGCATTGATCTCACCGGCCGCGAGGTCCTGGTCACCGGCTCGGACCACGCCGCGCGTCAGGCGGTCCGCCGCTACGAAGCCGCCGGCGCCGCCGTCTCCCGCCTCAGCACGCCCCAGGGGGGCGGCCATGACGGCCCGCTGCCCGAACGTCCCTTCCTTGTTGCCGCGGTGGACGACGGCCAGCCCGGCTGGGAATCCCTGCTGGACCGTTGCCGCACGGCCGGCATTCCCGTGGCCGCCGAACCGGCAGCCGGACCCGCTGGCCACGTCACCCTTGTGGGTGGCGGCCCCGGAACAACTGAACTGCTCACGGTCGGCGCCGTCAAGGCTCTCCGGGACGCCGACGTCGTGTTTTACGACCGCCTGGCCCCGTGCCAGGACCTGGCGTCCCTGACTTCCGCTGAACTGGTGGACGTCGGCAAGAAGCCCGGCCACCACAAAGTGAGCCAGGGCGACATCGAGAAGCTGATGGTGGAAAGTGCCCTCGCAGGCAACAATGTGGTCCGGCTCAAGGGCGGTGATCCGTACGTGTTTGGCCGCGGCGGCGAGGAAGTTGCCTCCTGCGTGGCAGCCCGTGTGCCGGTCCGCGTCATCTCAGGCGTCACCAGCGCCATCTCCGTTCCAGCGGCGGCCGGCATCCCGGTGACCCACCGTGAAGTCAGCCACATGTTCACCGTGGTCTCCGGGCACGCGCCGCTGACCGAAAAGGAGCACCACCACCTGGCCGGCCTGGGCGGGACCATCGTTGTCCTGATGGGCATCGGCACCCTCCACCAGCTCGCCGCCGGACTCCGCAGGGCCGGGATGCGGGCCGATATGCCCATGGCCGTCGTGGAGCGCGGCTACCGGCCCGGGCAGCGCACCACCATCGCCGATCTCGGCACTATCACCAGTGCAGCGGCCGGTTGCAGCAACCCGGCTGTACTGGTAATCGGCGAGGTGGTTCGGGTGGCTGAGGCCAACCGCGGGCATGCTGAGGCCGCTGCCGATCTGGACAGGCTGGCGGCCTCGCTGCTGGGCTCGTGAAAGGATTGACCTCCATGACTGCACTTGCACCGGCCGAAACTCCGCAGGTCGAAGAAACACCCGATGCTGCCGAAGCCCCGCTGGAGGGTTTCCGCATCGGTGTCACCTCGCACCGGCGGTCCCAGGACCTGATCGAGGCCCTGGAACGCCGTGGTGCGGAGGTGCTACACGCGCCCGCCCTGAAAATCGCTCCCGTGCAGGAGGACATGCGCCTCATCGAGGACACCCGGGCCATCATCGCGGCCCAGCCTGACCTCTGCATCGCCACCACCGCCTACGGCATGCGCCGCTGGTGTGAAGCCGCGGACTCCTTCGGGATCGGCGACGAGCTCCTGGAGACCCTGGGTGCCTGCCGGATGTTCGTCCGGGGACCCAAAGCCCGGGGTGCCGTGCGCGCGGCCGGACTTGCCGACGTCGGAATCAGCAGCGACGAAACCACCGCGACGCTGGTGGACATGCTGCTCACCGAGGGTGTCCGGGGCAAGACCGTCGCCGTGCAGCTGCACGGCTACACCGATGTCCGGCAGCTGGAGCGCCTGCGCATGTCCGGCGCCACGGTCCTGACCGTGACGCCTTACCGCTGGGTGAAGCCCGACGGCGCGGACCGGCTGCCCCGCCTCATCGAGGCCGCGTGCAGCGGAAACCTGGACGTCCTCACGTTCACCAGCGCGCCTGCGGTGGACGCCATGTGGAGCACCGCCCACGAGATGGGTGTCTACAAACAGCTGATCGAAAGCCTGAAGACCAACGTCACCACCGCGGTGGTGGGCCCCGTCACGGCGCAGCCCCTGCTTGACGCCGGCGTGACGCCCCTGGTTCCGGAGCGGTTCCGGATGGGTGCGCTCATCAGGCTGGTATGCGAGCACCTCGCTTTGAACCACGTCCGGCGGCTGGACACCCGGTCCGGCAACATCGAATTGCGGGGACGCAGCCTGCGCATTGACGGCCAGCCCGTGGAACTGGCCCCGGCCCCGCTGCTGCTCCTTCGCGCCCTCCTGGGGGCCGGCGGCGCTGTCCTGTCCCGCGAATCCCTGTCAGAACTGCTGGAACTCCGCGGTTCGGTGCACGCCCTGGACATGACCGTCAGCCGGCTCCGTTCCTCACTGCCCGACGGCCGGCTGGTGGAGACCGTGGTGAAACGGGGCTACCGCATCCGGGTCTAGCTGCGTGGACGGGGTGCCGAATGTGTCCACTGGCAGAGGAATGAGAGCCACGTCACGGGTTCTGTTACCGGCCGGTAAACACTGGCGAACGTGCCGTTGATTAACGGCAACTGTGGGGAAACACCCCGGAAAAAGCACGGGCCTACGCTGGGTTCATCACGAAGTTCCGGCCGTTCCCGGCCGCCAGCGAAAGGGCCAGCACATGTCCGCTCCGGCACCCTCCACATCCACCGCTTCCGCCACCCGCATTGTCATCGCAGGGGCGGGCCCAGCTGCCCAGGCCCTCGTCAGCCAGCTTGGCCGCGCCCGGTTCACTGGCACTATCACCGTACTGAGCAACCGGGACGATACCCCGGCGGAACTGGTGGAGTTGGCGCTGCTCCCCCGGGTCTCTGTCCGCTTCGGCCAGCCGGCCAGCCACATCGATGCGGAAAACCGGACTGTCGCGACGGCGGACGGCATGGAATTCAGCTACGACCAGCTGGTCATCGCCACCGGCTCGGCACCGGTGGCCAGCCCGGTGGAGGGCGCCGGCCGCTGCCTGAGCTACTCCACCATTGACGACGCCGCCCGCGTCGGCGAGGCCGTCAACGAAGTCACGAGGGAACTCGGCCGGCGTCCGCTGGGGATCCTGGTGGGCACCGGCGCCGCCGCGGGCCAGGCGGAAGCAGTGCTCCGGGCCCGGGGTGTACGCCCCATCCGCACCACCGCCAGGCCGGCCACCGTCATGCCCGGTGCATCAGCGTCAGCTTTCGCCGCCTCCGGTGTGATCTTCGAGGACGGCAGCAGCATGTACGGCGACCTGGTTGTCCTTGCCGAAGAGCGGGTGTCCCGGGACGGGCTCGCCGCCAGCGCAGGACTGCGGACGGCGGCCACCGGTGGGATAGTCATCAGCGAGGACTTCCGGACGTCAGTCCCGGGGATCTGGGCTATCGGTGACGCCGCAGCGTTCGACGGCGTCCGGCTGGGTCTGCTGGTTGCTGCCGCTTCCGCGGCAGGCGCCTGCGCCACCCAGCTGCTGACCGCTTCTGCTCCTGCTGCCTTGCCCGCGGCTGCCTGACCGCGGCCTCGGCTGCCGCCCCGATGTAAGCCGCTCCGGCTGTGGCAAGATGGTTCCCGAAACGAGTCATGGGCGTTACCGCGCCCGGCCCACGGGCCCCTGGAGAGGACCATCATGAGCAACGAAGCCACCCCTTCCGTGCAAACCGCAGCTGCCGGATCCGGCAACATCGCATCCTTCATCGACCACACCCTGCTGAAGCCCGAAGCGGGCGAAGCTGACGTCCTCAAGGTGTGCGCCGAAGCCGTGGAGTACCACTTCAAGTCGGTGTGCGTTAACCCCATTTGGGTGAAGACCGTCAAGAAGGCCCTCAAAGGCTCCGGTGTCCTGACCTGTTCCGTGGTGGGCTTCCCGCTGGGCGCCACCCCCACTGACGTCAAGGCCTTTGAATCCCGCGGTGCGGTGCT
Encoded proteins:
- a CDS encoding uroporphyrinogen-III synthase, whose translation is MTALAPAETPQVEETPDAAEAPLEGFRIGVTSHRRSQDLIEALERRGAEVLHAPALKIAPVQEDMRLIEDTRAIIAAQPDLCIATTAYGMRRWCEAADSFGIGDELLETLGACRMFVRGPKARGAVRAAGLADVGISSDETTATLVDMLLTEGVRGKTVAVQLHGYTDVRQLERLRMSGATVLTVTPYRWVKPDGADRLPRLIEAACSGNLDVLTFTSAPAVDAMWSTAHEMGVYKQLIESLKTNVTTAVVGPVTAQPLLDAGVTPLVPERFRMGALIRLVCEHLALNHVRRLDTRSGNIELRGRSLRIDGQPVELAPAPLLLLRALLGAGGAVLSRESLSELLELRGSVHALDMTVSRLRSSLPDGRLVETVVKRGYRIRV
- the cobA gene encoding uroporphyrinogen-III C-methyltransferase — encoded protein: MQLSIDLTGREVLVTGSDHAARQAVRRYEAAGAAVSRLSTPQGGGHDGPLPERPFLVAAVDDGQPGWESLLDRCRTAGIPVAAEPAAGPAGHVTLVGGGPGTTELLTVGAVKALRDADVVFYDRLAPCQDLASLTSAELVDVGKKPGHHKVSQGDIEKLMVESALAGNNVVRLKGGDPYVFGRGGEEVASCVAARVPVRVISGVTSAISVPAAAGIPVTHREVSHMFTVVSGHAPLTEKEHHHLAGLGGTIVVLMGIGTLHQLAAGLRRAGMRADMPMAVVERGYRPGQRTTIADLGTITSAAAGCSNPAVLVIGEVVRVAEANRGHAEAAADLDRLAASLLGS
- the nirB gene encoding nitrite reductase large subunit NirB, which gives rise to MTEQTSSTETPRRIVVAGGGPAAHRFADAMHARGLEGWHVTVLTEEAHLPYDRVALSKALTEMDYDLTLGEASMWDHEALSLKTGERVVKINHGAKTVETAAGNLFEYDELVVATGSNAARLPIPGAEHTHVYRTLEDVWAINKAIAELTEKLGRKVNAVTIGGGLLGLESAAGTEQLGAAPIVIDGSQWLMATQLDEGAGQAMGRLIKSKGFEVHGGVFPSEVLSDDDGQVTGVLMADGRIIDADLVIVAIGVRPRDELFRAAEGEEQVFSLGQRGGVVINDYCATEVDGIWAIGEVANFGGMCLGLVAPANTMAEIVADRLHGGDATFPGFDTATKLKLSGVDVASFGDAFAKTEHALEIVYADPARGVYQKIVTTDDAKTLLGGIFVGDASPYMSLRPLLGRELPAEPGAFLSAAGGGEAPETELPDDATLCSCNNVTAGSIRDAINGCGACEGNAPVQELGELKGCTRAGTQCGSCVPMLKKLLETELTKSGVEVSKALCEHIELSRQELFDAIRVLELTSFEEIMAKYGTGAGCDICKPTIANILASQNSAYVLDAGRGTLQDTNDRALANMQKDGTYSVVPRIAGGEITPKKLGVIAAVAEKYNLYTKITGGQRIDMFGARLEELPEIWKELVDAGFESGQAYGKSLRTVKSCVGSTWCRFGVQDSVAMAIQLELRYRGLRSPHKLKMGVSGCARECAEARGKDVGVIATADGWNLYVGGNGGATPAHAQLLAKDLDDETLIKYIDRYFMYYIRTADRLQRTARWQEELDGGIKHVEDVVVKDTLGIAADLEAAMAKHVDTYQDEWADTLKDPERLRRFRSFVNAPDQKDDSITFVPDQRGQMRPATQEEKGKVLLGASIAVRPTSENEV
- a CDS encoding FAD-dependent oxidoreductase; translated protein: MSAPAPSTSTASATRIVIAGAGPAAQALVSQLGRARFTGTITVLSNRDDTPAELVELALLPRVSVRFGQPASHIDAENRTVATADGMEFSYDQLVIATGSAPVASPVEGAGRCLSYSTIDDAARVGEAVNEVTRELGRRPLGILVGTGAAAGQAEAVLRARGVRPIRTTARPATVMPGASASAFAASGVIFEDGSSMYGDLVVLAEERVSRDGLAASAGLRTAATGGIVISEDFRTSVPGIWAIGDAAAFDGVRLGLLVAAASAAGACATQLLTASAPAALPAAA
- the nirD gene encoding nitrite reductase small subunit NirD, with translation MTATLELGALAAGIGETAAGITAGWHRVCLVNDLEPAWGEAALVAGRQVALFRTGPGEVLAVAHEDPATGAHVMARGILGSRGACPTIASPLHKEVYDLETGECFSTPGLRLATFSTRIIDGFVEIEL